A DNA window from Novipirellula caenicola contains the following coding sequences:
- a CDS encoding DUF1592 domain-containing protein produces the protein MTSTTRISLLLLLAMSCCGWSGSARAADPAFGFLENYCIECHTVDDPGGQREFETLDFANTHLDTQIQLQEIIDQLTLGSMPPEDADQPSDSERVSAIEHLTGVLESMRAETSSTGGQTVLRRLSRREYRNTVGDLLAIDMSMFDPTIEFPADNLSQHFDNIGDTLVTSGHLLEKYLDAADRCIEKALALSEHPKTQTRSFRDDFVQQPELNRAHRLAFNYRHLVLYDHPLNDKPEGAYGHLHRFADGVPVDGMYEVKVLAEALHRDTPYNKRTIFIDLDEPFRMGIRPGDTSLGDMVHTQPIQPKLAETVIDDNELKWYTFRIPLDRGFAPRFTFENGQHDVRGAYARVFRNHVDTLPASVRGGKGIVAHRNAVIKHGQLPQIRIHEVQIRGPLDVQWPTQSQQRLIGGSSFDPEKASERVRQFASRAYRRPATADEVAGLMTVYQSRVASGHTPFQAYMDTLKAALCSPAFLYLSPPPSAESSKLSQHGLAERLSYFLTSSMPDERLRQLADEGQLDDPATLREETKRLLGSRDSDAFVADFLDSWLNLRALGSMLPDPKASREYYAAGLEPEMKQETQLFLRDLIDRNASVLLFLSGNYSFVNRDLAKLYGIEDQVPVDAAADFHRVVFRDHRRGGLLGQASVLTVSANGIETSPVIRGVWLLENVLGTPTPPPPDDVPSLDPDVRGAKSIRDQLDRHSESAACNLCHRKIDPLGFALEGFDPIGRVRQTYDARGKQKIDTSGVLPGGETFAGPAELRQRLLERKEFFVRTVTNRLLSHGLGRRIEPTDRAAVDAILDQVKADDYPMADLITAIVTSDLFQQR, from the coding sequence ATGACTTCGACGACGCGAATTTCTTTGTTGTTGTTGTTGGCGATGTCGTGCTGCGGGTGGTCTGGCAGTGCCCGGGCAGCGGATCCCGCGTTCGGATTCTTGGAAAACTACTGCATTGAATGCCACACGGTCGACGATCCGGGGGGCCAGCGTGAGTTTGAAACGCTCGACTTTGCCAACACGCACCTGGATACTCAGATTCAGTTACAAGAAATCATTGATCAATTGACGCTGGGCAGCATGCCGCCTGAGGATGCGGATCAACCGAGCGATTCGGAACGCGTCTCAGCGATCGAGCATTTGACGGGTGTGCTCGAGTCGATGCGTGCGGAAACCAGCAGCACTGGCGGGCAAACGGTGCTGCGGCGGTTGTCACGCCGCGAGTACCGCAATACGGTCGGTGACTTGCTCGCCATCGACATGAGTATGTTCGATCCGACGATCGAGTTTCCTGCGGACAACCTGTCTCAGCATTTTGATAACATCGGCGACACGTTGGTCACGTCGGGTCACTTGTTGGAAAAGTACCTGGACGCCGCCGACCGCTGTATCGAAAAAGCGTTGGCTTTGAGCGAACATCCCAAAACGCAAACGAGGAGCTTTCGGGATGATTTCGTTCAACAACCTGAACTGAACCGCGCCCACCGCTTGGCGTTCAACTACAGGCACTTGGTACTGTACGATCATCCGCTCAATGACAAGCCCGAAGGCGCATACGGACATCTGCATCGGTTTGCCGATGGTGTTCCCGTGGACGGGATGTACGAAGTGAAAGTGCTGGCCGAAGCGCTACACCGCGACACGCCTTACAACAAGCGGACGATCTTCATCGATTTGGACGAACCGTTTCGGATGGGCATTCGGCCTGGTGACACGTCACTTGGTGATATGGTTCATACGCAGCCGATCCAACCCAAGTTGGCCGAGACGGTGATCGACGACAATGAATTGAAGTGGTACACGTTCAGAATTCCGCTGGACCGTGGATTTGCTCCGCGTTTTACATTTGAAAACGGACAACATGATGTCCGCGGTGCGTACGCACGGGTGTTCCGCAATCATGTCGACACGCTGCCCGCCAGTGTCCGCGGCGGAAAGGGAATTGTCGCGCACCGAAACGCGGTGATCAAACATGGCCAATTGCCGCAAATCCGTATTCATGAAGTCCAGATCCGCGGCCCGTTGGATGTCCAGTGGCCGACGCAAAGCCAACAACGACTGATTGGAGGATCGAGTTTCGATCCAGAGAAAGCGTCCGAGCGGGTTCGCCAATTTGCATCGCGAGCCTATCGTCGCCCGGCAACTGCGGATGAGGTCGCGGGATTGATGACGGTGTATCAAAGTCGCGTCGCAAGTGGGCATACTCCGTTTCAAGCGTACATGGACACGCTGAAGGCGGCCTTGTGCTCGCCGGCGTTTCTGTATCTCAGCCCACCTCCGTCGGCCGAGTCGAGCAAGTTATCGCAGCACGGTTTGGCTGAGCGTTTATCGTACTTTCTGACGTCGTCGATGCCCGACGAACGTTTGCGACAACTGGCGGATGAAGGCCAATTGGATGATCCCGCCACCCTTCGCGAGGAAACGAAGCGGCTGCTCGGTAGTCGCGATTCGGATGCGTTCGTGGCGGACTTTTTAGATAGCTGGCTCAATTTGCGAGCTCTGGGCAGCATGCTGCCGGATCCCAAAGCGTCACGCGAGTATTACGCGGCCGGTTTGGAACCGGAGATGAAACAGGAGACTCAGCTGTTCCTACGCGATCTGATTGACCGTAACGCGTCGGTGTTGTTGTTCTTGAGCGGCAACTACTCGTTCGTTAATCGCGACTTGGCCAAGTTGTATGGGATCGAAGATCAAGTTCCGGTCGACGCGGCCGCTGATTTTCATCGTGTCGTATTCCGTGACCATCGGCGTGGCGGGTTGCTTGGACAAGCCAGCGTTTTGACAGTGTCGGCCAACGGTATCGAAACGTCACCCGTGATCCGCGGCGTGTGGTTACTGGAAAATGTCTTAGGGACGCCAACGCCGCCACCACCGGATGACGTACCGTCGTTGGATCCCGATGTTCGCGGTGCGAAATCAATACGCGACCAGTTGGATCGGCATAGCGAATCGGCGGCATGTAATCTTTGCCACCGGAAAATCGACCCGCTCGGTTTTGCCTTGGAAGGCTTTGATCCAATCGGTCGGGTTCGCCAGACCTACGATGCTCGCGGCAAGCAAAAGATCGATACGTCGGGTGTGTTGCCAGGCGGCGAAACGTTTGCAGGGCCCGCCGAATTACGCCAGCGGTTGCTAGAGCGAAAAGAGTTTTTCGTACGCACCGTGACCAACCGATTGCTCAGCCATGGGCTCGGTCGACGAATCGAACCGACGGATCGAGCGGCAGTCGATGCGATTCTTGATCAAGTCAAAGCGGATGACTATCCGATGGCCGATTTGATCACGGCGATTGTCACGAGCGATCTGTTTCAACAGCGTTAA
- a CDS encoding DUF1552 domain-containing protein yields MSHLDRRQLLRAAGVSVCLPLFSSLRAGGNETSGQSSGRKPRMVCIGNMLGFHPEAYWPTAANAKSDEGLTIHRDFSLGRSTAPLRAISDRMTMIAGLDHDTAGGHFSVHTFLSGVRQIDAKTMPDANVTIDQYAAETIAGQTRFPSLTVGSESGIHGGCQLSWTRTGTRVPPITGPEQLFQILFVGNSEKDKVAAADRFKLQGSILDFVRSDANRFGRTLNRQDRDKLDEYLTSVRDVEKRIGLRRNWIDIPKPEAPFDRPKNRNMVEDLPLLYDLIALALQTDSTRIATLEIGGDFNPRDLGVDGDYHALSHHGQLTERIEALVKLETYQIEQFVRFIEKLSAMNEGEHNLLDQTSVLFGSGMGNANSHNNVNLPVILAGGGFEHGRLLAFDKNSSHRPPLTNLFVSMLQNFGVETDRFSTSTGTLRGLA; encoded by the coding sequence ATGAGTCACCTCGACCGTCGCCAACTTTTGCGTGCCGCAGGCGTTTCTGTCTGCCTGCCGCTATTTTCATCGCTGCGGGCCGGCGGGAACGAAACATCCGGGCAATCGTCAGGTCGGAAACCACGGATGGTTTGCATTGGCAACATGTTGGGGTTTCATCCCGAAGCCTACTGGCCCACCGCGGCAAACGCCAAATCCGACGAAGGATTGACCATCCATCGCGACTTCTCGCTCGGGCGATCGACCGCACCGCTGCGTGCCATCTCGGATCGGATGACGATGATTGCCGGATTGGACCACGATACCGCTGGCGGCCACTTTTCAGTCCATACGTTTTTGTCGGGCGTACGGCAGATCGATGCTAAAACGATGCCCGATGCCAACGTCACCATCGACCAATACGCGGCCGAAACGATCGCCGGCCAAACTCGGTTTCCTTCGCTGACCGTCGGCAGCGAAAGTGGCATCCATGGCGGCTGCCAACTGTCATGGACTCGCACCGGCACCCGAGTTCCGCCGATCACGGGGCCAGAACAACTATTTCAAATCCTGTTTGTAGGCAACAGCGAAAAAGACAAAGTCGCTGCCGCGGATCGATTCAAACTACAAGGTTCGATCTTGGATTTCGTTCGAAGCGATGCCAACCGCTTCGGGCGGACACTGAATCGACAGGACCGTGACAAGTTGGACGAGTATCTAACGTCGGTCCGTGATGTCGAGAAACGAATTGGGCTTCGTCGCAATTGGATCGACATCCCCAAGCCCGAGGCTCCGTTTGATCGCCCCAAGAATCGCAACATGGTCGAGGACCTGCCGCTGTTGTACGATTTGATCGCCTTGGCGCTGCAAACCGATTCGACGCGAATTGCGACGCTGGAGATAGGCGGTGACTTTAATCCACGCGACCTGGGCGTCGATGGTGACTATCACGCGTTGTCACATCACGGACAATTGACCGAGCGGATCGAGGCGTTGGTGAAATTGGAAACTTACCAAATCGAGCAATTCGTTCGCTTCATCGAAAAGTTGTCGGCAATGAATGAGGGTGAGCACAACTTACTGGACCAAACGTCCGTCTTATTCGGCAGCGGTATGGGAAACGCCAATTCACACAACAACGTGAATCTACCGGTGATTTTGGCGGGAGGCGGTTTTGAGCATGGCCGGTTGTTGGCGTTCGATAAGAACTCGTCACATCGCCCCCCGCTGACCAATCTGTTCGTTTCAATGCTGCAAAACTTTGGCGTCGAGACAGACCGTTTTTCCACCAGCACGGGAACGCTGCGAGGTTTAGCATGA
- a CDS encoding sigma-70 family RNA polymerase sigma factor gives MRLFIKHEPALRAFARSILPDWHLVDDTLQEASVTMWEKLGQLHDEAGFLPWAKVIVRFKCLSAVDKLRRDRHVLSQQVLELIADEAEAMDAEQYVAIRNALSQCLTQFSPPHRELLLAPYAGDGRVKQIAEQGSKSVNALYKLLGRLRQKLASCIRGQLLPEMS, from the coding sequence ATGCGGCTATTTATTAAGCATGAACCAGCTTTACGCGCGTTCGCTCGTTCGATTTTGCCCGATTGGCACCTTGTCGATGATACTCTGCAAGAAGCCAGTGTGACGATGTGGGAAAAATTGGGGCAACTGCATGACGAGGCTGGTTTCCTTCCTTGGGCCAAGGTCATCGTGCGGTTCAAGTGTCTTTCAGCGGTCGACAAATTGCGTCGGGATCGCCACGTGCTCAGCCAGCAGGTCCTCGAATTGATTGCCGACGAGGCCGAGGCGATGGACGCGGAACAGTATGTCGCAATCCGCAACGCATTGTCCCAGTGTTTGACTCAATTCTCACCGCCTCATCGCGAATTGTTATTGGCTCCCTACGCCGGGGATGGACGCGTGAAACAGATCGCCGAACAAGGCAGCAAGTCCGTCAACGCACTTTACAAATTACTAGGAAGGCTGCGTCAAAAGTTGGCGTCGTGTATCCGCGGACAACTTTTACCGGAGATGTCCTGA
- a CDS encoding FecR domain-containing protein yields MDPKSLIHRYLIGEVSESEAAELDRLLEADSDLRREFVIAAAMDTGLREVAFEQAIDDVVDPARESAGTTTTESAGKVSAGKNGLPSIVLVTAASILAIFFVAPAWIFPQSEDSATVATLLSAENAAWESSLPTTPGSELAPGLMKLVAGIATVQFRSGAEVMIEAPANLVLISPMRGRLLDGAAVVSVPKPAIGFVLETPDGYVVDHGTEFAVKVAGQGKPSAFEVIKGEISVHLVSTGENVRLTDRQSASISDQQLTSFDGQLPEETLEATHQVLRIGTEGRATSVIRNNKRKKRNHPDLLMIKRGAAGPWDQRALCGFDVSDVDFTAMKTARLRLNLVPSGLGFATRLPKINRFAVYGLTNKAKSDWVIESLWEDAPGPEDGVLLGTFEIPRSVQRGSFGIENETLLEFLKTHSDSPVTLIIDRLTGQIDGEGPGLVHAFASDSHPEASGPILEFSPQQKN; encoded by the coding sequence ATGGATCCCAAATCATTAATTCACCGTTACCTGATCGGCGAGGTCAGCGAATCCGAAGCCGCCGAACTGGATCGTTTGTTGGAAGCGGATTCCGATTTGCGCCGCGAGTTTGTGATTGCGGCCGCGATGGATACGGGACTTCGTGAAGTCGCGTTTGAACAGGCCATCGATGACGTGGTCGATCCGGCACGTGAATCAGCAGGAACAACGACGACCGAGAGCGCGGGCAAGGTGTCTGCGGGTAAAAATGGATTGCCATCGATCGTGCTCGTCACCGCTGCATCGATACTAGCGATTTTCTTCGTTGCACCCGCTTGGATTTTCCCACAGTCCGAGGACTCCGCCACGGTCGCAACGCTGCTGTCGGCAGAGAATGCCGCCTGGGAAAGTTCGCTGCCAACCACCCCTGGATCCGAGTTGGCTCCAGGGTTGATGAAATTGGTGGCCGGAATCGCCACGGTCCAGTTTCGTTCGGGTGCCGAGGTGATGATCGAAGCGCCGGCAAATTTGGTTTTGATCTCGCCAATGCGAGGCAGACTGCTCGATGGTGCGGCGGTGGTCAGCGTGCCCAAGCCGGCGATCGGCTTCGTTCTCGAAACGCCCGATGGTTACGTCGTCGATCATGGAACCGAATTCGCCGTCAAAGTCGCTGGCCAAGGGAAACCATCGGCCTTTGAAGTGATTAAAGGCGAGATTTCGGTGCATCTTGTTTCAACCGGTGAAAACGTGCGGCTAACCGATCGACAGTCCGCTTCGATCTCGGATCAACAACTGACAAGCTTCGACGGCCAGCTACCCGAGGAAACGCTCGAGGCGACGCATCAAGTGCTGCGAATTGGAACCGAGGGTCGTGCGACGTCGGTGATTCGCAACAACAAACGCAAAAAACGAAACCATCCCGATTTGCTGATGATCAAACGAGGCGCTGCGGGGCCCTGGGATCAACGCGCGTTGTGCGGTTTTGATGTCAGCGATGTTGATTTTACTGCGATGAAAACGGCTCGGTTGCGATTGAATCTTGTTCCCAGCGGACTCGGTTTCGCGACTCGATTGCCAAAGATCAACCGATTTGCCGTGTATGGGCTCACCAACAAAGCGAAAAGCGATTGGGTGATCGAAAGTCTTTGGGAGGACGCTCCGGGCCCCGAAGACGGCGTGCTGTTGGGGACGTTCGAGATACCACGAAGCGTGCAACGTGGCAGCTTCGGGATCGAAAATGAAACGCTGCTGGAATTCCTAAAGACACATTCGGATTCGCCAGTCACGCTGATTATCGATCGACTAACCGGACAAATTGATGGCGAGGGGCCTGGATTGGTCCACGCCTTCGCGAGTGATTCGCATCCCGAAGCGTCGGGGCCGATCCTCGAATTTTCACCTCAGCAGAAGAATTAA
- a CDS encoding DUF1592 domain-containing protein — MSSLDFIRIDCSRSLSGAAQAVWFAANDQREIPESLQPGAKRNQTTGTIACTLFAILFACTYGPVSSAAEPSATPAVMPAKHATVFKQYCYDCHDSGAEEGGVNLEDISFDIARNIETAERWQKILNAINSGEMPPEDSEPISDKAKIDFLEDLSTRMVVARKLLSDTGGEITMRRLNRREYQNTIEALLGVRPDVSSLPDDQATAGFDTVGASLFFSSDQLENYLATAKATLQLALANPRTVKSRTVRIEPEEEYTPHYANALAALQDNIKRATAWKSQSEKPASEFGFLDEYAAKKSLENSKKWAPQLEQYLARPETKTGATLILTIKDGGYTKIKFPALGPENAGNYTIRLRAAAYPDADPRFQYVEFSSGFGSGRKHLGWRKVTGTLEEPELITFPIEHQPGEKMQIWVHQRSHQDRGDKNLWTIDQQNNGIGTPPGVWIDWAELVGSEPDPNGAATIAARKRILPGKPSDLSDERYAKKVLHDFAVRAFRGESPSDDYLNRLVQQYETNRAKGMTSTDAMIGPLSIILSSPSFLYMVESTGNDGSPELTDAELAVRLSYFLWSESPDQELMSVARSGQLSQPRVLFAQTERLLADPRADRFVRGFVHQWLQMERLDMFQFDGVQFPSFDNAVRANAREEIFATVHHMLAEKLPLGTLLKSDFLVVNDVMADYYGVPNVDGHEFRKVNLPADSRRGGLLGTAAVAAMGSDGLRSSPVERGAWVLRHLLNDPPPPAPPNVPQLSRLAGEVLSARELTKAHQEEPQCAQCHQKIDPIGFALESFDASGMWRDVETVMVGERKKKRAVEFEIDGSGRLPSGEQFANYQELRDAVAKHEDDFAMGLTEALIEYGLGRPYGFTDQDLANQILEYAKANDYELSVFIHALVQSKPFKTK; from the coding sequence ATGTCGTCTTTAGATTTTATTCGTATCGATTGCTCACGCTCTCTTAGCGGTGCGGCGCAAGCCGTCTGGTTCGCGGCTAATGACCAACGCGAAATTCCGGAGAGTTTGCAACCAGGCGCCAAGCGAAACCAAACGACGGGCACCATCGCGTGTACCCTGTTTGCGATCTTGTTCGCTTGCACATACGGACCGGTAAGCTCGGCCGCCGAACCGTCGGCAACGCCCGCCGTCATGCCCGCCAAACACGCCACCGTCTTTAAACAGTACTGTTACGATTGCCACGACTCGGGAGCCGAAGAAGGCGGAGTCAATCTCGAAGACATCTCATTCGACATCGCGCGCAATATCGAAACCGCCGAACGATGGCAAAAGATTCTGAACGCAATCAACTCTGGCGAAATGCCGCCTGAGGATAGTGAGCCGATTTCGGACAAAGCCAAGATCGATTTTCTCGAGGACTTGTCAACGCGAATGGTGGTCGCTCGCAAATTGCTTAGCGACACCGGTGGCGAGATCACAATGCGGCGATTGAATCGACGCGAGTACCAAAACACAATCGAAGCTCTGCTCGGGGTACGTCCGGATGTATCGAGTCTGCCGGATGATCAAGCGACCGCGGGGTTTGACACCGTCGGGGCGTCACTGTTTTTCTCGAGTGACCAACTGGAAAACTATCTCGCCACCGCCAAGGCGACGCTGCAATTGGCTTTGGCAAACCCTCGCACAGTGAAATCGCGAACCGTTCGCATCGAGCCCGAAGAGGAATACACCCCACACTACGCTAACGCGCTCGCGGCGCTGCAGGACAACATCAAACGGGCAACCGCGTGGAAGTCGCAGTCAGAGAAACCGGCATCGGAATTTGGTTTCCTTGACGAATACGCCGCGAAGAAAAGTCTTGAAAACAGCAAGAAATGGGCTCCGCAACTTGAACAGTATCTGGCGCGTCCCGAAACGAAAACCGGCGCGACGTTGATCCTGACGATCAAAGATGGGGGCTACACGAAAATCAAATTTCCTGCGTTGGGGCCTGAGAATGCAGGCAACTATACGATCCGGCTTCGCGCTGCGGCGTACCCCGATGCCGATCCTCGCTTTCAATACGTCGAGTTTTCGTCTGGTTTTGGCAGTGGTCGCAAACATCTGGGATGGCGAAAGGTCACCGGGACGCTCGAGGAACCTGAATTGATCACGTTTCCGATCGAACATCAGCCTGGCGAAAAAATGCAGATTTGGGTGCACCAACGTAGCCACCAAGATCGCGGAGACAAGAATCTATGGACCATCGATCAACAAAACAATGGAATCGGTACACCGCCCGGCGTCTGGATCGATTGGGCTGAATTGGTGGGATCTGAACCGGATCCGAACGGCGCGGCAACCATCGCCGCGAGAAAACGAATTTTGCCGGGAAAACCGAGCGACCTTAGCGATGAGCGTTACGCCAAGAAAGTGCTTCACGACTTTGCCGTGCGTGCTTTCCGAGGCGAATCGCCCAGCGATGACTATTTGAATCGTTTGGTTCAACAATACGAGACCAATCGTGCCAAAGGGATGACGTCGACCGATGCAATGATCGGCCCGCTTTCAATCATCCTGTCCTCGCCCAGTTTCCTGTATATGGTCGAATCGACAGGCAACGATGGATCCCCCGAATTGACCGACGCTGAACTTGCCGTTCGGCTGTCATATTTTTTGTGGAGCGAGTCGCCCGATCAGGAACTGATGTCGGTGGCCCGCAGCGGTCAACTCTCGCAGCCTCGTGTTCTGTTTGCGCAAACAGAACGACTGCTGGCCGATCCGCGTGCAGATCGTTTTGTTCGCGGCTTTGTGCATCAATGGTTGCAGATGGAACGTTTGGACATGTTCCAATTTGACGGTGTCCAGTTTCCTTCGTTCGATAACGCCGTGCGTGCCAATGCGCGTGAAGAGATCTTTGCGACCGTACACCACATGCTCGCCGAAAAATTGCCACTCGGGACGCTGTTGAAATCCGATTTCCTCGTCGTCAATGATGTCATGGCCGATTACTACGGTGTGCCAAACGTGGATGGCCACGAATTCCGCAAAGTCAACCTTCCTGCGGATTCACGTCGCGGCGGATTGCTCGGCACCGCGGCGGTGGCCGCGATGGGATCTGACGGGCTGCGATCCTCACCCGTCGAACGAGGCGCTTGGGTGCTTCGTCATCTGCTAAACGATCCACCGCCACCCGCACCGCCGAACGTGCCACAACTCAGTCGGCTGGCCGGCGAAGTTTTGTCGGCTCGCGAATTGACCAAGGCACATCAAGAAGAACCACAATGTGCCCAGTGTCACCAAAAGATCGATCCGATCGGTTTTGCGCTGGAAAGTTTCGATGCTTCCGGAATGTGGCGTGATGTGGAAACTGTGATGGTTGGCGAACGCAAAAAGAAACGGGCCGTCGAATTCGAGATCGACGGCAGCGGACGCCTACCCAGCGGTGAGCAATTTGCAAATTATCAAGAATTACGCGACGCGGTGGCAAAACACGAGGACGACTTTGCCATGGGATTAACCGAAGCGTTAATCGAATACGGACTCGGACGCCCCTACGGGTTTACCGACCAGGACCTTGCCAACCAAATCCTCGAGTATGCAAAGGCCAATGACTACGAGTTAAGCGTTTTCATTCACGCGTTGGTCCAATCAAAACCATTTAAAACGAAGTAA
- a CDS encoding four helix bundle protein gives MEERKKTIHKHTDLDVYKFSFASAMRLFELSRKFPLEERYSLTDQCRRSSRSVAANIAEAWRKRRYPAAFVAKLSDSEAEAAETQTWLQFAVECKYLDADVARELYCEYDKIIGMLVNMIKNPDSWRLKPDEKRKPNTIESHESLNTENE, from the coding sequence ATGGAAGAACGAAAGAAAACGATTCACAAACATACGGACCTCGATGTCTACAAATTCAGTTTTGCATCAGCAATGCGGCTATTTGAACTGAGCCGAAAATTCCCTTTGGAAGAGCGGTATTCGCTGACGGACCAATGTCGACGCTCTTCACGATCTGTCGCCGCCAACATCGCGGAAGCTTGGCGGAAGCGTCGGTACCCGGCGGCGTTTGTTGCAAAATTGTCTGACTCCGAAGCGGAAGCGGCGGAAACGCAAACATGGTTGCAATTTGCGGTGGAGTGCAAGTACCTCGACGCCGACGTCGCGCGAGAACTTTATTGTGAATACGACAAGATCATCGGAATGTTAGTGAACATGATCAAAAATCCAGACAGTTGGCGTCTTAAACCAGATGAAAAACGAAAGCCCAACACCATCGAATCACACGAATCGCTTAACACGGAAAACGAATAA
- a CDS encoding DUF1552 domain-containing protein, which translates to MRTNHKKHSETLSPIPQPSVAPSRLSRRGVLRSASTLVTLPFLESFGFRRFASAATPTSTTPPKRMIFLGMGFGVTADRWYPDVNTVGEKYELPTVLKPLARHQKDITIIQNLMHQYSADGHSGSTFWLTGANRYAIPGQSFHNTISVDQVAAEVLGEKTRFTSIQLAAKGAANDGHGPGSSLAWNRSGKPVAGLDTPVAAFHRLFSNDTTPLAERQQRLNEQRSVLDTVLADAKSVGRKINRTDSQKLDEYLQSVREIEVRLAKEEAWLGVEKKSPKDKVREPKESLEGVEEIRMMYDIMVAAMQVDATRVFTYRMPVDSMIASLGATMSAHSMSHYSEGERRTVSETRDKTHAKLLAEFIDKLKASKEPDGSSLFDHVALTIGTNLSSVHTLKNCPTLIAGGGAGFKQGRHLVMSDPKTPLCNLWLSTLRGTGINATSFGDSTGLIDELFTA; encoded by the coding sequence ATGCGAACCAACCATAAAAAGCACTCTGAAACTCTCTCCCCCATCCCCCAACCTTCTGTCGCTCCGTCCCGGCTGTCGCGACGCGGTGTGCTTCGGAGTGCCAGCACGCTGGTCACGTTGCCGTTTCTTGAATCATTCGGCTTTCGCCGGTTTGCCTCGGCCGCCACGCCCACGTCAACCACGCCCCCAAAGCGGATGATTTTTCTCGGGATGGGCTTCGGCGTGACCGCCGACCGTTGGTATCCCGACGTCAACACCGTCGGTGAGAAATACGAGCTGCCGACGGTGTTGAAACCGCTCGCCCGGCATCAAAAAGACATCACGATCATCCAAAATCTGATGCATCAATATTCCGCCGACGGGCACTCTGGCAGCACGTTTTGGCTGACCGGTGCGAACCGTTACGCGATTCCAGGGCAAAGTTTTCACAATACCATTTCGGTCGACCAAGTTGCCGCCGAAGTGCTTGGCGAAAAGACTCGCTTTACCTCGATTCAACTCGCCGCCAAAGGAGCCGCGAATGATGGTCATGGCCCTGGTTCCTCACTCGCCTGGAACCGCTCGGGCAAGCCGGTCGCCGGACTCGATACACCCGTCGCGGCGTTTCATCGTCTGTTCTCCAATGACACGACACCGCTAGCCGAGCGGCAACAGCGGCTCAATGAACAACGCAGCGTGCTGGACACCGTGCTGGCGGATGCCAAGTCGGTCGGCCGTAAAATCAATCGCACCGACTCACAGAAACTGGATGAATATTTGCAATCGGTTCGTGAGATCGAAGTGCGTCTGGCCAAAGAGGAAGCTTGGCTGGGCGTCGAAAAGAAATCGCCCAAGGACAAAGTGCGAGAACCCAAGGAATCACTCGAAGGCGTCGAGGAAATTCGCATGATGTACGACATCATGGTGGCCGCGATGCAAGTCGATGCCACACGGGTATTCACCTATCGCATGCCCGTCGATTCGATGATCGCAAGTCTCGGCGCGACAATGAGTGCCCATAGCATGAGCCACTATTCCGAAGGCGAACGACGAACGGTTTCGGAAACTCGCGATAAAACGCACGCCAAACTGCTTGCCGAGTTCATCGATAAACTCAAGGCGTCGAAGGAACCCGATGGCTCAAGTCTGTTTGACCATGTCGCGTTAACGATCGGAACCAACCTCAGTTCGGTGCACACGCTAAAAAATTGCCCCACGTTGATCGCGGGCGGCGGTGCTGGGTTCAAGCAAGGACGCCACCTCGTGATGAGCGATCCGAAGACACCGCTCTGTAACCTCTGGCTCAGTACACTGCGGGGCACCGGAATCAACGCCACATCGTTCGGCGATTCCACCGGCCTAATCGACGAGCTGTTCACCGCCTAA